The genomic DNA TCCTATTCAACAAAACCTACCAGGTCTCCGTTCGAAAATTTTCCGGCTTGAGAATGGTGAGCGATTTGGTCGTGAAGTCGATCAACCCTTCTTTGCGCAGCTCGTTGAGAATCGTCGCCACGGTTTGGCGGCTGGCGCCGGTTAAGTGGGCGATTTCATCCTGCGAAAGAAATTTGGGCACGGAAATCTGCCGGTCTTTGATCTTCCCAAAGGCTTCCGCAAAGCGTAGCAGAAAAGTGAGAATGCGCTCGCGCACGTTTTTGAAGATCAGGTCTTCCACCCGCGACTCCACTTTGCGCAGCTTCAATCCGATCAGTTTGAGCATCCGCAGATTCAGCTCGGGATTTTTCTCGAGGAATTGCATGAAGTCCTCTTTGCTCATGGCGCAGATCAGCACGTCGTCCAGCGCCTCCGCGATCTCGACATAGGCTTCTTCCTCTTCTTCGCCCAACGCGAGCTGGCCGAAATTTTCTCCCGGCCCCACGATATCGAGAATGGCTTCGCGCCCCTCCGGCGAGAGCCGCGCAATTTTCACGTGACCCGATTTTAAAAAGTAGACGTTCTTCGACTGCGTCTCGGGAAAATAGATGATGCCGTTCTTGCGCAAGTGGCTCATCGAGGTGCGCGCCGCAAACGTCTTTAGCTTGTGCTCCGGCAAGCCTTCGAGCACGTTGATGTTCTTCAAGTACCACAGTTTGGTCTGTTCCGGCATAGGGCAACGACTCCTCTTAAAAAAACGGCCAAGGATTATTTTGAGGTGCATTGATACCAACAGCCGACTTCCCACAATTATTTCCCAACCGACGCGAGGGCCTGTAAGCAGGCTTGGATTCCTGCGACAAAAGAAAAAACGGTTTGCTCTAACCACTATGCAAATGGAGAGAATAATGTGCTATCGTATCTTTTTTTCTTGCGCCATTACGTTAGCGCTGTTGAGCCTGATCAAAGCTGATGCTCTCGCGCAAACGAGCGCGGACACGCCCAAAGGCCCGCCCGAGGCCACGATCAATCTCGCGAGCAAAGAAGGCGCGCAACTCGTGAAAGGCGAATGGCGCTATAGCGACACCAAAATCATCGAGATTGATTTCAAAGGCCCGGGCCCGGACAATCAACCCACGGGCGGCCCG from Cytophagia bacterium CHB2 includes the following:
- a CDS encoding Crp/Fnr family transcriptional regulator; protein product: MHLKIILGRFFKRSRCPMPEQTKLWYLKNINVLEGLPEHKLKTFAARTSMSHLRKNGIIYFPETQSKNVYFLKSGHVKIARLSPEGREAILDIVGPGENFGQLALGEEEEEAYVEIAEALDDVLICAMSKEDFMQFLEKNPELNLRMLKLIGLKLRKVESRVEDLIFKNVRERILTFLLRFAEAFGKIKDRQISVPKFLSQDEIAHLTGASRQTVATILNELRKEGLIDFTTKSLTILKPENFRTETW